The sequence GCCGGCGACGCCTGGGTATCCATGAACATGCTGGCATTCACACCGGCCGTCTTCACGCCGCTGGACGAATATTTCACCGCCTTTGTCGCCGAATCGGGGCCAGATCCGGCAGCCGAGTTCCGCCTGCCCCAGGCGCTGAACCGGCTGCTGGCCGAGGGGCGGGGTGAGGTGGCGCTGCTGGCGGGGGCGGGCGGCTGGTTCGGCATGACCTACCAGGCCGACCGACCCGAAGCTGTGGAACGGCTGCGCCGCCTGACCGTCGCGGGCGAGTATCCGGAGCCGCTATGGTCGTGAAACCAGCTCCCGACCTGGCTGCGGTTTCCGCAGCCTATGCGCTGCCCGGTGCATTTATCGCCGGCGAACCTTATGGCACCGGGCACATCAACGACACGTATCGCATCACGGTGGCCGGGCCGGCAGGCCCGGTCCGGTTCATCCTGCGGCGCATCAACCGGCTGGTTTTCCCGAACCCGGAACTGGTGGTCGCCAATACCATCCAGGTGTGCCGGCACCTCGAAGCGGTCTACCGCCGGCGCGGGGAGGCCGACGGCGACCGGCGCCGCCAGGTGCCCGTACCCACCCGTGACGGCGCTTGGCGCTACGTGGACCCGGCCGGCGATTGGTGGTGCGCGTTTCGTTTTCAGGAGGGAACCGTCGGGCGCGACGAGATCGGCTCCGAACACGAGGCCTGGCAGGCCGCCCGGGCATTCGGGCGGTTCTTGCGCGACACGGCCGATCTGCCGTCTGAACGGATGGCCGAGACCATCCCGGGCTTCCACGACGGCCGCCGACGGCTGGCCGACCTGGAAGCCGCCGCGGCCGCCGACCCCTGCGGGCGAGCCCGACAAGCCGCCGCCGAGCTGGCGTTCGTACGGGCCCACCGCCCCATCGTGGCGGACGTCGTCCGGCTGCTCGCGTCGGGTGTCCTGCCGCGACGGGTCACTCACAACGATACGAAGTGCAACAACGTGCTCCTGGACGCCGCCACGGGGGAGGGGCTCTGCGTCATCGACCTGGACACGGTCATGCCCGGCTCGGCCCTGTTTGACTTCGGGGACATGGTCCGCTCGTTCGTCAGCGCCGCGCCCGAGGACGATCCGGACCCGGAGCGCGCGCGGCTGCGCCCCGGGATCTTCGCCGCCTTGGCCGCCGGCTGGCTGGAGCCCCTGGCGGGCGTGCTCAGCGTGGCCGAGCGGGAGCACCTGCTGCTGGGCGCGCGCCTCATTGTCTTGATCATCGGCACGCGGTTCCTGACCGACCATCTGCAGGGGGATGTCTATTTCAAGACACGCCGGCCCGGCCACAACCTGGACCGCTGCCGGAACCAGTTCCATCTGTTGGCGGATCTGGAGGCGCGCCAGGCTGACCTTGAGCGAATCCTCCGTGCGATCCCGTGACCGACGCATTCCATTGAAATGAATACCTCGCGGCTTGGCGGCCGCGAGTTCATTGAGCGCGCTACGTCATGGTGGACGGCCGGCGGCGCCACACGAGGGCCAGGAGAGTGGCGACCGAAACCGCCACGGCCGAGAGGATAACCGCCGGAACGGTCCGGCCGTAGATCCAGTTACCCGTAGCGAACAAGGCGCAGTAGATCGTGACGCAGCCGAGGAACATGCAGAGGATCCCGTGGGGAACGTCCCATCCCGGGCCGCCCGGCGCTGCCAGCGTCTCGCCGTTCCGCCGCGCTTCGTCCAGGACGCGGCGCCAGCCGGGACCGCCAGGGTGCACCTTGCGATAGAACGACCGCAGGACGGCTGGATCGGTAGCGGGGCCGAGCCACGCGGCCGCCAGCCAGGCCACGGTGGTGACGGCCACGCCGGCCACCAGCTGGACCGGCACGCCAACGGCCGGCAAGCCGGTGTGGGGATGGACCAGCTGGAAGTAGACGGCCACCAGGAAGGAGGTCACCATCGCCGTGATCTCGCTGGCGGCGTTGACCCGCCACCAGAACCAGCGCAAGATGAACAGCAGTCCGGTGCCGGCCCCGATCTGGAGCAGGATCTGGAACGCTTGCAGCGCATTTTCCAGAAGCAGGGTGACGATACTGGTCACCGCCATGAGGCCGACCGTCGCCAAACGGCCCACGAGCACCAGCCGGCGCTCGCCGGCGTCAGGACGGAAAAACCGGCGGTACAGGTCGTTGACCAGGTAGGACGAACCCCAGTTCAGGTGGGTGGCCACGGTGGACATGTATGCCGCCAGCAGTGAGGCGGTCACGAGTCCGAGTAATCCAGCGGGCATGAAACTGAGCATGGCCGGATAGGCGAAGTCGTGGCGGATCAGCCCCGGGTCGGCGTGGGGGAACGCCTGCTGCAGGGATGCCAGGTCGGGGAAGACCACCAAGGAGGCCAGTGCCACAAGGATCCACGGCCACGGCCGCAGCGCGTAGTGGGCGAAGTTGAAGAACAGGGTAGCCGCCACGGCGCCCCCCTCCGACCGCGCCGCCAGCATCCGCTGGGCGATGTAGCCGCCGCCGCCCGGCTCGGCGCCCGGGTACCAGACGCTCCACCACTGCACGGCCAGAGGGAGCACCAGGAGCAGGAGGAACGTCTGGCCGTCTCCGGGATCGGGGATCAGGTTCAGTTTCGCCGCCACCACCGGGTTGGCCATCAGCCCGGACAGGCCGCCCACGTCGGGCCGCCCGAGAATCACGACGGCGGCTGCGACGGCGCCCGCCATGGCCAGGATGAACTGGAAAAAGTCCGTCAGCAGGACGCCGCTGAAACCGCCGATGGCGCTGTAGATCACCGTCACGATGCTGGCGATGAGCAGCGTCCAACCGACTGGCCAATGCAGGATCACCGCCGCGATCTTGGTGAGCGCCATCGAGACGGTGGCCAGCACCAGGACGTTGAAGAACGCGCCCAGGTACACCGCCCGGAACCCCCGGAGGAAAGCCGCCGCCCGGCCGCTGTAGCGCAGTTCGTAGAACTCCAAGTCGGTGAGCACGCTGGAGCGCCGCCAGAGCCGCGCGTAGACAAACACCGTCAGCATGCCCGTCAGCAGGAACGCCCACCAGGCCCAGTTGCCGGCGACGCCGTTCTGGCGGACCATGTCGGTGACCAGGTTCGGCGTGTCGCTGGAGAACGTGGTG comes from Acidobacteriota bacterium and encodes:
- a CDS encoding aminoglycoside phosphotransferase family protein — encoded protein: MVVKPAPDLAAVSAAYALPGAFIAGEPYGTGHINDTYRITVAGPAGPVRFILRRINRLVFPNPELVVANTIQVCRHLEAVYRRRGEADGDRRRQVPVPTRDGAWRYVDPAGDWWCAFRFQEGTVGRDEIGSEHEAWQAARAFGRFLRDTADLPSERMAETIPGFHDGRRRLADLEAAAAADPCGRARQAAAELAFVRAHRPIVADVVRLLASGVLPRRVTHNDTKCNNVLLDAATGEGLCVIDLDTVMPGSALFDFGDMVRSFVSAAPEDDPDPERARLRPGIFAALAAGWLEPLAGVLSVAEREHLLLGARLIVLIIGTRFLTDHLQGDVYFKTRRPGHNLDRCRNQFHLLADLEARQADLERILRAIP
- a CDS encoding Na+:solute symporter; translated protein: MILSALDWSIIVAYFLLSLVIGLAVSRRSGRSADEFFLSGRSMPWWLLGVSMVATTFSSDTPNLVTDMVRQNGVAGNWAWWAFLLTGMLTVFVYARLWRRSSVLTDLEFYELRYSGRAAAFLRGFRAVYLGAFFNVLVLATVSMALTKIAAVILHWPVGWTLLIASIVTVIYSAIGGFSGVLLTDFFQFILAMAGAVAAAVVILGRPDVGGLSGLMANPVVAAKLNLIPDPGDGQTFLLLLVLPLAVQWWSVWYPGAEPGGGGYIAQRMLAARSEGGAVAATLFFNFAHYALRPWPWILVALASLVVFPDLASLQQAFPHADPGLIRHDFAYPAMLSFMPAGLLGLVTASLLAAYMSTVATHLNWGSSYLVNDLYRRFFRPDAGERRLVLVGRLATVGLMAVTSIVTLLLENALQAFQILLQIGAGTGLLFILRWFWWRVNAASEITAMVTSFLVAVYFQLVHPHTGLPAVGVPVQLVAGVAVTTVAWLAAAWLGPATDPAVLRSFYRKVHPGGPGWRRVLDEARRNGETLAAPGGPGWDVPHGILCMFLGCVTIYCALFATGNWIYGRTVPAVILSAVAVSVATLLALVWRRRPSTMT